A stretch of the Taeniopygia guttata chromosome 3, bTaeGut7.mat, whole genome shotgun sequence genome encodes the following:
- the MEA1 gene encoding male-enhanced antigen 1: MAVVRSMGPERVCPREPGPPEGPDGAAGWSGDEEEEEEEEEEGGGYLYQPLSQEPEQGLGDAGPGLQERLQMLRLHLPDPPVDSEEENEGEAAEGATAQSSHSSIPMDAEHVELVKRTMASVKLPTLGIPAWASQISEEQWKDVVQRTLQARQSLGGPRPQWN, from the exons ATGGCGGTGGTGCGGAGCATGGGCCCCGAGCGCGTCTGTCCCCGGGAGCCCGGGCCGCCGGAGGGCCCTGACGGCGCAGCGGGGTGGAGCGgcgatgaggaggaggaggaggaggaagaggaggaaggcgGCGGGTACTTGTATCAGCCGCTGAGCCAGGAACCGGAGCAGGGCCTCGGCGACGCGGGTCCCGGCCTGCAGGAGCGGCTGCAG ATGCTGAGGCTGCACCTGCCCGACCCGCCGGTGGACAGCGAGGAGGAGAATGAGGGGGAAGCAGCGGAGGGCGCCACggctcagagcagccacagctccatccccatGGATGCAG AGCACGTGGAGCTGGTGAAGAGGACGATGGCCAGCGTGAAGCtgcccaccctgggcatcccagCCTGGGCTAGCCAGATCTCGGAGGAGCAGTGGAAGGATGTGGTGCAGCGCACGCTGCAGGCCCGGCAGAGCCTCGGCGGCCCCCGGCCTCAGTGGAATTGa